A region of Allocoleopsis franciscana PCC 7113 DNA encodes the following proteins:
- a CDS encoding SAM hydrolase/SAM-dependent halogenase family protein → MNKNRLITLLSDFGLKDVYVGVMKGVITGINSHLAVVDLTHQIPPQNIAAGRFNLMNAYSYFPVGTVHIAVVDPGVGSQRRGIALQIEQGFLVGPDNGLFSGILAQSRVLAAVELTNPNYWRTPTPSTTFHGRDIFAPVGAHLASGVPIEQLGESFDPKTITALAIGDRIPTSSGIVGCIQYIDHFGNLITNIPAAEVQGKTWVVVVSDASTPTLGDRHIESSQTYSARPVGEVVTLIGSHGWVEIAVNGGSAQQALKMDVGSPVEVVVSLEMKG, encoded by the coding sequence ATGAATAAAAATCGGCTGATTACTCTTTTAAGCGACTTTGGCTTAAAGGATGTGTATGTGGGTGTCATGAAAGGCGTCATTACTGGAATAAATTCACATTTGGCTGTTGTAGATTTGACCCATCAAATTCCACCGCAAAATATTGCAGCAGGCAGATTTAACCTGATGAATGCCTATTCCTACTTTCCAGTTGGCACAGTACATATTGCTGTGGTCGATCCGGGGGTGGGGAGTCAACGCCGAGGGATTGCGCTCCAAATCGAGCAGGGTTTCTTGGTTGGGCCGGATAATGGATTGTTTAGTGGAATTTTGGCTCAATCGAGAGTTTTAGCCGCTGTTGAACTCACCAATCCCAACTACTGGCGGACACCGACACCGAGTACTACATTTCATGGTCGAGATATCTTTGCACCTGTGGGTGCTCATCTCGCCAGTGGTGTCCCCATCGAACAATTGGGGGAAAGCTTTGACCCCAAAACAATCACAGCACTCGCGATTGGCGATCGCATCCCAACAAGTTCTGGTATCGTAGGTTGCATTCAATATATAGACCACTTCGGCAACCTGATCACCAATATTCCGGCGGCGGAGGTTCAGGGAAAAACCTGGGTTGTTGTCGTGAGTGATGCTTCTACACCAACACTGGGCGATCGCCACATCGAAAGTAGCCAAACTTATAGTGCTCGCCCGGTTGGAGAAGTTGTTACTCTGATAGGCAGTCACGGTTGGGTAGAAATTGCCGTTAACGGCGGCAGTGCTCAGCAAGCGTTAAAAATGGATGTAGGTTCACCCGTAGAAGTAGTGGTGAGCCTAGAAATGAAAGGTTAA
- a CDS encoding glucose 1-dehydrogenase, with amino-acid sequence MSLRGKVAIVTGGGQGIGKAIAKHFLEKGLSVVIAEIDEQAGRETEAEYKPLGSIRFIPTDVANEESVKNVIRETVDSFAGIDVLVNNAARSDPENNPITELSLENWHRVLSINLTGAFLCTKYSVPYLKKNQGTIINIASTRALMSEPNTEAYSASKGGIVALTHALAISLGPEIRVNCISPGWIDVSDWKKQANRKTPQLTEQDHQQHPAGRVGKPEDIASFMIYLASPEASFITGENFVIDGGMTKKMIYL; translated from the coding sequence ATGAGTTTGCGGGGGAAAGTAGCGATTGTTACGGGAGGTGGGCAGGGAATTGGCAAGGCGATCGCTAAACATTTTTTGGAAAAGGGACTCTCTGTCGTTATTGCTGAAATTGATGAACAAGCCGGACGAGAAACCGAGGCAGAATACAAGCCTCTCGGATCTATCCGGTTTATTCCGACTGATGTTGCTAACGAAGAATCCGTTAAAAATGTAATTCGAGAAACTGTAGATAGTTTTGCAGGGATAGACGTATTAGTTAATAATGCGGCACGGTCTGACCCTGAAAATAATCCAATCACAGAACTAAGTTTAGAAAATTGGCATCGTGTACTGTCTATTAATCTGACTGGGGCATTTTTGTGTACTAAATATTCTGTTCCTTATTTGAAAAAGAATCAAGGCACAATTATTAATATTGCCTCGACAAGAGCGTTAATGTCAGAACCGAACACAGAAGCTTATTCAGCATCTAAAGGAGGAATTGTCGCTTTAACTCACGCCTTAGCCATTAGTTTAGGCCCAGAAATCCGGGTGAATTGCATCAGTCCAGGCTGGATAGACGTGAGTGATTGGAAAAAACAAGCCAATAGAAAGACTCCGCAACTGACTGAGCAAGATCATCAACAGCATCCTGCTGGACGAGTTGGCAAACCAGAAGATATTGCTTCATTCATGATTTATCTAGCCTCTCCTGAAGCCAGTTTTATTACAGGAGAAAATTTTGTCATTGATGGTGGAATGACAAAAAAAATGATTTATCTGTAA
- a CDS encoding DUF2301 domain-containing membrane protein: MGLQQSLEPEVYQGQFGEFTINQGDRTGVIVYRSSLLAAALSFALGSGLILAWGDTPSVLTGVMVCYALFWLALGVSLVTIHIYLVPLHRLLQIFWAIGGIASMVIAFSAREPFALFVYNHPIAIFGVGFTFAALTGIYFKEAFCFNRFETKFLTPLVPILLLGHLAGVLPTAWEQSFLAIWAVLFMVFALRKLVQPIPGDIGDKSVFAYLQEKRTAHS, encoded by the coding sequence ATGGGGTTACAACAGTCGTTGGAACCAGAGGTTTATCAGGGTCAATTCGGGGAATTTACGATTAATCAAGGCGATCGCACGGGTGTTATCGTCTACCGTAGCAGTTTGCTCGCCGCCGCGTTGAGTTTCGCTCTAGGGAGTGGACTCATTTTGGCTTGGGGTGACACTCCGAGTGTTTTGACTGGGGTGATGGTCTGTTATGCCCTGTTTTGGTTAGCCTTAGGGGTGAGTTTGGTCACCATTCATATTTACCTAGTACCCTTGCACCGACTCTTACAAATTTTTTGGGCGATTGGTGGCATTGCGTCAATGGTGATAGCATTCTCGGCGCGTGAACCGTTTGCCTTATTTGTTTACAACCATCCCATAGCCATCTTCGGCGTTGGTTTTACCTTTGCGGCATTAACAGGAATCTATTTTAAGGAAGCATTTTGTTTCAACCGTTTTGAAACTAAGTTTCTCACCCCCCTAGTGCCCATCCTTTTATTAGGACATCTAGCGGGTGTCCTGCCAACCGCTTGGGAACAAAGTTTCTTAGCTATTTGGGCGGTTTTGTTTATGGTGTTTGCACTGCGGAAGCTGGTACAACCCATTCCCGGTGATATTGGCGACAAGTCGGTTTTTGCCTATCTCCAAGAAAAGCGTACTGCTCATTCATAA